A segment of the Bactrocera neohumeralis isolate Rockhampton chromosome 3, APGP_CSIRO_Bneo_wtdbg2-racon-allhic-juicebox.fasta_v2, whole genome shotgun sequence genome:
TGGCCAACTTGCCGGGATCGAAAGGCGCTGAATCTATTGATTTTGATATAAAGCGTGCATTCGAGATGTTAAGCGGTGATCGACAAGAGGTACTCttccacattttttttgtattctatagcaagtagtaataaatattatttaatttcagtaTCGCCGTCATGCTGCAGTTTTTATACTACGTGAACTCGCTATAGCCATGCCAACATatttttatcaacaaatttccacattttttgataatatttttaacgcAATATTCGATCCGAAAGCAGCTATTCGTGAATCGGCCGGCGAAGCTTTACGTGCCGCACTTATTGTAACTTCACAACGTGAAAGTACCAAACAATCAACTGAGCCACAATGGTATAAAACTTGCTATCAAGAGGCGAGCGCTAGTTTTGTAGCCGAACCGACTGGCACAAAAGATCAAAAAGGCATGACACGTGATGATTGCATTCATGGCGGCCTGATAATTTTGAATGAACTCTTCCGTTGTTCACATGCCGCTTGGGAGCGTCGTTATGCAACATTGAAGTCGCTTCTGCCCGATGCACAGCATAATAAATTTGGCGAAGTTATACACTCCGGCTCAGTTGGCAGTCAACTAACCACCTTAGTGCCTCGCTTGAAAGCACCTTTTATAAGTAAGCTAGGTTCCACACACATGCATTTGGATCACGATGCACAACACGGCGGTACACATAAATTTTCATCGGTAAGTATTTATGAATGTGTAGAAGTAAAATAAGTGGTTTTATACAATATATGACATATTTTAGGCTACCGTGCTGGAGTCTGCATATTCACGTGAGATACTCACAGAAAATTACATAAACATTTGCGATAATGTGCTGGAACAGCGCACTTCGAAGTCACCCTATGTGCAGCAAGCGCTCTTACATATACTACCACGGCTCGCGGCCTTCAATCGCGAAGTATTCGTACAGCGTTATTTGCAGGAATGCGTTAGTCACTTACTCAGCATTGTGCCACGTAAAGAAAAGGATCGCAACATTGCTTACGTAACTATTGGTTATATAGCCGTAGCCGTGGAGCGAGACATTGACAAGCATTTACGAACAATTATGTGCGCCATCAAAATAGCTTTACCGCCAAAAATTACGCCAAGCAAGCGTAAGGCAGCCATTGACCCAGCAATTTTCCACTGTATAACATTGCTAGCGCACGCCGTCAAATCCGGCATCACAGAGGATGTGCGTAATATATTAGAGCAGATGTTTTTCAGTGGTCTCTCGCCCGCTTTAACCGTTTGCTTACGTGAACTCGCCGAAAATGTACCACATTTAAAGTCGGCCATTGCTGAAGGGCTCATACGTGTGCTCTCGCAAGTACTTATGAACAAACCACTGGCCATACCCTATCAAACACTGGCCACCATACCATTAGATCCATCGATTAATCTGCAACATGATGTACCCACTGTAGTGTTGGCACTCAAAACGCTCGGCAGTTTCAATTTCGAAGAACAAAACATGTTAGATTTTGTACAACGTTGCGCCGATCATTTCATTAATCACGATCAGCAGGAGATACGTTTAGAGGCTGTACAGACGTGTACACGTCTATTAAAACTCGCCGTGCAGTCAGCTGATAGCACAGAGAGTTCAAATACACTGAGCGAAACAGTGTCGCATGTCATCGAAAGACTGCTAATTGTCGCCATCACTGATATGGACTGCAATGTGCGCATACGCATACTGCGTTCGTTGGATGAAACCTTCGATGCTGAGTTGGCGCAACCCGAATCGCTTAGTGCACTATTTATAACATTAAAtgatgaaattttcgaaatacgcGAACTGGCTATGGTGACCGTAGGGCGGCTGTCTGCCATGAATCCAGCCTATGTTATGCCTaagttgcgtaaaattatgATACAACTTTTGACCGAATTGGAGCACTCTGGTATGAGTCGAAATAAGGAACAGAGCGCCAGGATGTTGGATCACTTGATAATCAGTACACCTAGGTTAGTGCCTAAGAACGAAAACTAACTAGATTTACGTGGTGTGTTCAGAAAATAacgggaattttaaaatttcgagtCTCCTTTTTCGGCAGACATTGtccctgtgactttttccaatttccaaaaaaaaaaaagagaacctAAAAGGACCGTTGTTTTACAAGATAGATGAAAATTGTTGGATGATCTACCCAAATATTGAGTTTGAGAATCGTTTCAACGATTTGAAGAAGCGCTGACATAAGTGCATAATATggaatgtatatttatatacatatgtatattaatgtagTCGAATGAATATAAACAAAATCGAAATTCCCGTCAGTTTTTGAACACACACCGTAAATGAAagctttagcaaaaaaaaattctgctccgttccggttacgtagacccgactgtcgtgggaccGGTTTTTACTTCTGTATTGTCGCATTTTAAATCTGTAATAATATCTCTTCTCATATTTTACAGATTGATTTCATCTTACATGCATCCCATACTCACCATACTTGTGCCGAAGTTACGTGAAGCCGATCCCAACCCAGGCGTTATATTGAATGTCTTGCGTGCAATCGGCGACTTAGCCGAAGTGAATGGCGGTTCTAACGAAATGGAAATGTGGGCCGACGATTTATTGTCAATTCTTCTAGAAATGCTGGGCGACGCTGGTAGTCCGGAGAAACGTGGCGTGGCACTTTGGACACTCGGCCAACTGATAAGCGCCACTGGTCGTGTAGTCACACCCTATCACAAGTATCCCGGTCTGATTGACatacttataaattttttgaaaaccgaACAACGCCGCTCCATACGTCGTGAAACCATACGCGTACTCGGTTTATTGGGCGCAATGGATCCGTATAAGCATAAAATGAATAAAGGTCTAATTGATAGTCAAAAGGATAGTGTGCTTATTTCGTTGAGTGATTTCAAAATGGATGAGAATCAAGACATTTCCACGGCCGAATTACTTGTGAACATGAGTAATGTACTCGACGAATACTATCCAGCCGTTGCGATTGCCGCGCTGATGCGCATATTGCGCGATCCCACACTCAGCAGTCGTCACACCAGCGTCGTACAGGCCATTACTTTCATATTCAAGAGTCTCGGTATTAAGTGTGTGCCCTATTTGGCACAAGTGTTGCCCAGTTTACTGGAGAATGTACGTACGGCCGATATCAATTTGCGTGAATTCCTCTTCCAGCAATTGGCCATATTGGTGCAGATTGTTAAGCAGCACATCATCAGCTATATGAGTGACATTTTTAAGCTCATTAAAGAGTTCTGGACGGTCTATACGACGCTACAGTTGACGCTGATTAACTTGATTGAGCAAATCGCCTTGGCTTTGGGCTGTGAATTTCGCAATTACCTATCAGAATTGATACCGCAAATTTTGCGTGTGCTGCAGCACGACACCTCCAAAGACCGCGCGGTAACCAAGCGTCTGCTGCAGGCTTTGCAAAAGTTCGGCAATACTTTGGATGATTATCTGCATTTGATTGTGCCGCCAATTGTGAAGCTCTTTGATGCGCCATACGTGCCGCAACAAGTCTCGCTGGTGGCTTTAGAAACCATCGATCATCTCGCATGGATACTTGACTTTACAGACTTCTCATCACGTATCATACATCCGCTGGTGCGCGTACTGGAGGCCGAACCTGAGCTACGCGAACAAGCCATGTCGACACTTTGCTCAGTGGTCATACAATTGGGTAAAAAGTATCTGGTATTTGTGCCACTGGTCGAACGCACCATTACTAAGCATCGCATTGTCGActcgaaatatgaaaaactattGACGAAAATACAAAGTAACACCACTATGTGCCTAGACGATGAGTTCCATATGCGACAGACCAAATTTAAATCCACCGAATTAGTTGCGCCCAACAGCGGCGGCAATTTCGCTATGAAACGACTCATCGTTTCCACAAGTAATTTACGCGCTGCCTGGCAGGTGACACGTCGTGTCTCCAAAGATGATTGGGTCGAATGGCTGAAACGTCTATCAATCGGTTTATTGAAGGAATCACGTTCGCAGGCTTTGCGCGCCTGTCACGTGCTTGCTCAAGATTATGATAAACTACTACGTGATCTATTCAATGCGGCTTTCATCTCATGTTGGACTGAACTCCTGCAGGAGCATAAGAACGAACTCACACAATCGCTTATACAAGCATTGCAAGTGACTGATATGCCGGAAATCACACAAACCATTTTGAATTTGGCCGAATTTATGGAGCACTGTGACACGGACCCAATACCAATAGAGACCAAACTGCTGGGTACACGTGCTATGGCGTGCCGCGCATACGCTAAGGCTTTACGTtacaaagaagaagaattccaAACGCATAAGGATCCTCAGGTGGGTAAcctaggttaggttaaactgAGTTCAAAACTAACAGAAACCacgaaaattgtttgtttacttcTAAATTTATGTTTCTCATTTTTACCACAGGTGCTCGAGTCATTGATCCTCATCAACAATAAGCTACAACAGAAGGAAGCCGCTGAGGGCCTACTAACCACCTATCGCAACGCCAGCAATGAGTTCAAAGTACAAGGACGTTGGTATGAGAAATTGCACAACTGGGAGCAAGCACTGAAACACTATTCCGGCAACCTAAAGGATAACAGTAATGATCTGGAGGCACGTTTGGGACACATGCGTTGCTTAGAGGCATTAGGCGAGTGGTCTGAGCTCAGCTCTGTGGCCAAACAAGAGTGGGACAATCTGGGTCGTGACGCAAGATCACGTGCTGGACCCTTGGCGGCAGTTGCTGCTTGGGGTCTGCAAGATTGGGAGGCGATGCAGGAATATGTGCGCTGCATACCGGAGGAAACGCAAGACGGCAGCTTCTATCGCGCCGTGCTCGCCGTACATAATGAAGATTTCGAGACGGCGCAACGTTTAATTGATGGCACACGCGATTTGCTCGACACCGAGCTCACATCCATGGCCGGTGAGTCGTACGAACGTGCCTATGGCGCTATGGTTTGCGTACAGATGTTGGCCGAATTGGAGGAGGTTATACAATATAAACTGATACCGGAACGCCGCGAACCATTGAAGAGTATGTGGTGGAAACGTTTACAGGGTGGGCAACGTTTGGTCGAGGATTGGCGTCGTATCATACAGGTGCACTCACTGGTTGTGCGTCCTCAGGAAGATGTACACACTTGGCTGAAATACGCCAGTCTGTGTCGCAAATCCGGTTCGCTGCATTTATCGCACAAAACACTCGTCATGCTGCTGGGCACCGATCCATCCACACAACCCAAAGAGCAATTGCCTTACAATCAGCCGCAAGTCACATATGCCTATACCAAGCATATGGCCGCTGCAGAGAACATGCAAGGTGCCTATGAGCAACTCAGTTGTTTTGTCAATGCTTTCCAAGCAAAGTTGAACTGTATCGGACCAGAGGAAGCAGCGAAACAAGATCATCGTTTATTGGCGCGTTGCTATCTACGGCTTGGCAAGTGGCAGAACAAATTGCAGAGCTCGCTGGAACCGGAAATCGTGCAAGGCGCTTTAGATTGTTTCGAGAAGGCGACTGAAAATGATCCCACCTGCTACAAGGCGTGGCATCTATGGGCGTACATGAACTTCAAGGTGGTGCAAGCGCAGAAACAACAACTCGATAAGCTAGCGCACACCGCAACGAACGGCGATATATTGCAAGACAAAGAGAAACTTATCATTGAGCACGCTGTGCAGGCGGTCGATGGCTTCTTCCGTTCGATCAGcctgattaaaggcaattcgtTGCAAGACACACTGCGTCTGCTAACACTCTGGTTCGATTATGGCCAGTATTCGGAAGTTTATGACGCTTTGCTAACCGGCATGAAGACAATAGAGATTAACACGTGGCTGCAAGTGATACCGCAGTTAATAGCGCGCATTGACACCCATCGCAAGCTGGTCAATCAACTGATACATCATCTGCTCATTGACATCGGCAAATATCATCCACAAGCTTTGGTCTATCCACTCACAGTGGCATCCAAGTCAGCGTCGGTGGCGCGCAAAAACGCCGCCTTCAAAATACTGGAATCAATGCGTAAACACTATCCGACGCTGGTGCAGCAGGCCATGACGTGCAGCGAAGAGTTGATACGCGTCGCCATATTATGGCACGAACAATGGCATGAAGGACTTGAAGAGGCGTCGCGTCTTTACTTTGCCGATCGCAATGTGAAGGGAATGTTTGATATATTGGAGCCGTTGCATGCGCTGCTTGCGCGTGGACCACAAACATTGAAGGAGACATCATTCTCACAAGCCTACGGTCGTGAGCTAACCGAAGCCTACGAGTGGACTCAACGCTATAAAACTTCATCCGTGTTGATGGACTTGGATCATGCTTGGGATATATATTATCATGTTTTCCAAAAGATATCACGTCAATTGCCGCAATTAACCTCACTTGAGCTGCCCTACGTCTCGCCCAAATTGATGACATGCAAAAATCTGGAGCTAGCCGTACCCGGTTCCTACAATCCCAACCAGGATTTGATACGTATCGATCATATCAAAACCAATCTGCAGGTGATCACTTCGAAGCAGCGTCCACGCAAGCTGTGTTTGCGCGGTTCCAACGGTAAGGACTATATGTATTTGCTAAAGGGACACGAAGACTTACGTCAAGATGAGCGCGTTATGCAACTCTTCTCGTTGGTCAACACACTGCTACTTGACGATCCCGACACGTTCCGACGCAATTTGGCTATACAACGTTATGCCGTTATACCGTTGAGCACCAACTCGGGCCTTATTGGTTGGGTGCCGCACTGTGACACATTGCACACACTCATACGTGACTACCGTGACAAGCGAAAGATGCTACTCAATCAGGAACATCGTCTCATGTTGAGCGTCTCACCCGATTATGACCATTTAACATTGATGCAAAAGGTCGAAGTGTTCGAATGCGCGCTGGCGCAAACGCAAGGCGATGATTTGGCCAAATTGCTGTGGCTGAAGTCACCATCGTCGGAAGTGTGGTTCGAGCGTCGCACCAATTACACACGCTCACTCGCTGTCATGTCCATGGTGGGTTATATACTCGGCTTGGGCGATCGACATCCATCCAATCTGATGTTGGATCGCATGAGTGGCAAAATACTGCACATCGATTTCGGTGATTGCTTTGAAGTGGCAATGACACGTGAGAAATTCCCCGAAAAGATACCTTTCCGACTGACACGCATGCTAATCAAAGCCATGGAGGTAACTGGCATTGAGGGTACCTATCGACGCACTTGTGAAAGTGTGATGTTGGTGTTGCGACGCAACAAAGACTCACTAATGGCAGTGCTGGAAGCATTCGTCTATGATCCGCTGCTGAATTGGCGTTTACTCGATATGGACAAAAATCATCGCTCCAAATCGAATAACGATCCGGGCGGTTCCGGCATGGCGTTCGGTGGCGGCAACGGCAGTCTCAGCAACTCCGTCGAAGAACCACTTCTGCACAGTCAACTAATGAGTGCCAATCACCTGATGGGTGGCGCGCTAATAGTCGCCGACATAACGAACAGCAAGGCGAGCAAAGTTATCAAGCGTGTGCGGAGCAAATTGAATGGCACAGATTTCCAAACGCAGAATAGTGTGGCGGTGCCACAACAAGTGGATCTGCTCATACAGCAGGCGACCAATAATGAAAATCTATGCCAATGCTATATAGGCTGGTGTCCATTCTGGTAAAGAATAGCTAACGCTAATActaatgttaaaatatttaagaaatttggtgaaaaaaaaagtttatggaaCACTTACGAAAATTTGTCACCAATGCAGCAAAGtgtagcatactttttggcgcAACATGCAATTGTACTGTCGCACTACACGCCTACATACACAGGTTTGAAAGTTGTACGCAGTTTTGTTGTGTTTGGAGTAGTGTAGCTGCTTAAACGTCGCTCAAAGGTATtagaataattgaaattttactttacttccattacatacatacccacATATTTAAATACGTTTCGAGAACGCTTTAGTTTCGAAAACCTATTTCTACTATGAAGTTCTTAGAGTGGGCATGGCAGTctagcaattattttttaagtaaaagtaAACATGTATTTTTAGCACTTGAAATCAGCAgtgaaaatagtaaataaaataatggtaTTTCTTCAATACCGCAAGAGTTCTtgacaatattttacaaaaatatctttttctcgtagaataaaaattgctttgacTTACTTTTTAATATTGGGTTGTGCACCTAAATGTTGCTTAGTAAGAGCATTTCGCAGCCAAATGCTTTAAACAACATTGTATGTAACTCTTTTGAGGTTATGTTCATTTTCTTTAATACAAAGtagaacatacatacaaatgtacatatgtagttgtggTTAAGGTCTGAATTTATAAAGTTTGCGTCACAAATGATGTTTACATACCTATAACAaagaagaaatatatgtatgtagtttgttgcttaaagaaattaaacgaaaaaattaaaagctaattataaataatatttccgaGTAGAGGGTgtgttatgtaaaaaaatagattgttttttttttaagactttcACTTTTAAAGCCTGAAATTACTTGACGAGCGTTATTTCAGGTtggaaaaatttatgtttttctaTAAGAATTGAAAAGTTCTCTTAAACTGCTAATTTCGTCGTTTTATTTGtaaccaaaatattttccttacctcactttttgttcaattaaattaaagattcgAACAATGTCTTGTTTACATAATTCAGATAAATATTTAGATTCTTTACGGTTaaaaaagaataacaaaaaatcgCCTGTAAAGCTGCCACGCCTACTTTAAGTACTTTACTTCCTCAATATTGTTTTCGAaacgttaaaattttttgtatgatgtacatacatacatatgtaggggtttttgttaagttattattactaattttcTTTGACTATATTGACTATTGCTTCACTACCGAAAAGTGTTTATTTGTTCGTTTACAGCgaatgcaaaaatgcaaatttttaattttgattattttttagcaaaatttttattttttttattaaaatttttattttttttattaaaatttttaaaatttttatatatttttttattaaaatttttattttatttttcattacaatttttattttatttaattttttattaaaattttttacatacttttattttttttttgtctttgattttatacttttattttttgtttttggttttattataattttttttaataaaataataaaaataaaggaattttatgatttttttataattttgttatttttttgatacTATTATGTTactaatttttatgattttttttttttaattaaattaaatttaatttttctttttttttaattttttatcttattttatttattttattatttttttatgctattatttttttataattttattattattttttatttttactgtttgaatttgtaaaaattgcgcttcaataaataataatttctttttcagcTAGTAAATTGCCACCGAAGCGTGTAAACTGATTATTTTTCTGTATTTGTAGATTTGTTTTGAAGTCTTAACATAGTTTTCACGCCGTAGAGCGCTGAAATAAAACTGCTTAgatttaaataaatagtaattaataacaaaaacaaataaaaacttgtaattcgttatttctaatcaaaatattactatacgtaattttatatacatacatacatatatacgagtgtACTTTATGCGCGCAAGAGTCTACGCGACAGACGCGCTCACTTAAGCATACGTATTTTATAAGCatattatgaaataataaaagtgaaatagaaattaaaatttaataaataataaaaaacgtatatgcgtacatacatatgtatatgaagagtCTTGTGTCTTTTTTTTCTggttcaaaactatttttagacGCGATGATGATATTGCAAAATTGATAATACAAAATTGCGCGCGGCGCTTGTATTTGCTGATAAGCGACAATTAAATTCAGTTTAATAGTGAATAGatttacagaaacaaaaatatcaatatctctttttctttttattgtagGGTTAGGTTTATGTACTAATACTGAAGAAAGGGTAAGGGTTGGGGTTATATTTGTTAcgagatatttgtatttattatgattatatttattagtagttcttcttctttattgacgtagattTATTAgtactacatatatttacacTATATCTCTCAAACCACAGAATCTTTGGTTTCAGTTCATTGcattttttcttccaaaaacaCATTGGCAATGCAACTACTGTTCGAACTACTtcctgaaaaaattataaaaaggttgcattattttttacataacccatttttcgtaaaattttaaaatcattcgtcaaaatatgcgaaatatacatacataggaaAACATACACATTATTTGTAAGCGTGGCGTGATATCGTTTATGCTATATGATAAGCAGTCAACACTCAGCGCCTAAATGCAGGCAGCAATATTTactattagttgttgttgtagtggcagaaaCCATTCCTGAAGAATTTTTGAGGAATAGtgcgagttgacagtccttggtcgaataaaaatccgggttcgtttcgattacttagacccgactgtcgggGGAATAGTATTTACTCTTAGTAACATTAAACGGTATGAAGCCGCTAAGCTCACAGTTGTGGTGACGTCTGAGCGCCTGGTAGTGCTAGTTATTGCCGagacataagaaaaaattggtTACTTTGTGATAATTAGCCAGCGGACAGCCTCCTATTTATGACGATGCTGATAAATTTACTTCCTATTGGAGACTGCAAATGagaatgtatttaaaaatccgTTGTTTATGCTTTTTTGAACATCTTTTCAAGAACttacgtttttattttatgcacGGCGGCAATGACGTCGCCATTTTATGCTAATATAGATAGCTTACAATtaatattactattattttatgtaattatgtaatttctgcttttatatatatgtacttatatagatgtatatattagttatatatatatgcatttatgtactcatatatgtaaaaattgtattaaatcaAATATAGGCCATCGTATATTacgcatatattttaatatatatttttttgttttgataattatttatttatgttgttcttttattattaattttattattttaattattagcTTCAAACTAATGCTTACataaaaaatcgtattttcaaacgccttttttgttttataattttacataatttttttgtttgctgtttttcGTTTGCGTTTTTCtgctaattattattttatgttggTGTATACGTCTATTCAAATAAAttgacaatatatgtatgttgttgttgtattattgaAGCAGGGCGGATATGGAACCAA
Coding sequences within it:
- the LOC126752203 gene encoding serine/threonine-protein kinase Tor; the encoded protein is MSTAALVQQFVAGLKSRNRNVQNKAAQDLFMYVKTELREMSQEDLVAFFDDFNHQIFSMVNSADINDKKGAVLAIKCLISGDVVNTMKRISPYYNHLRTLLPSNDTTVMEIAARTLVKLANLPGSKGAESIDFDIKRAFEMLSGDRQEYRRHAAVFILRELAIAMPTYFYQQISTFFDNIFNAIFDPKAAIRESAGEALRAALIVTSQRESTKQSTEPQWYKTCYQEASASFVAEPTGTKDQKGMTRDDCIHGGLIILNELFRCSHAAWERRYATLKSLLPDAQHNKFGEVIHSGSVGSQLTTLVPRLKAPFISKLGSTHMHLDHDAQHGGTHKFSSATVLESAYSREILTENYINICDNVLEQRTSKSPYVQQALLHILPRLAAFNREVFVQRYLQECVSHLLSIVPRKEKDRNIAYVTIGYIAVAVERDIDKHLRTIMCAIKIALPPKITPSKRKAAIDPAIFHCITLLAHAVKSGITEDVRNILEQMFFSGLSPALTVCLRELAENVPHLKSAIAEGLIRVLSQVLMNKPLAIPYQTLATIPLDPSINLQHDVPTVVLALKTLGSFNFEEQNMLDFVQRCADHFINHDQQEIRLEAVQTCTRLLKLAVQSADSTESSNTLSETVSHVIERLLIVAITDMDCNVRIRILRSLDETFDAELAQPESLSALFITLNDEIFEIRELAMVTVGRLSAMNPAYVMPKLRKIMIQLLTELEHSGMSRNKEQSARMLDHLIISTPRLISSYMHPILTILVPKLREADPNPGVILNVLRAIGDLAEVNGGSNEMEMWADDLLSILLEMLGDAGSPEKRGVALWTLGQLISATGRVVTPYHKYPGLIDILINFLKTEQRRSIRRETIRVLGLLGAMDPYKHKMNKGLIDSQKDSVLISLSDFKMDENQDISTAELLVNMSNVLDEYYPAVAIAALMRILRDPTLSSRHTSVVQAITFIFKSLGIKCVPYLAQVLPSLLENVRTADINLREFLFQQLAILVQIVKQHIISYMSDIFKLIKEFWTVYTTLQLTLINLIEQIALALGCEFRNYLSELIPQILRVLQHDTSKDRAVTKRLLQALQKFGNTLDDYLHLIVPPIVKLFDAPYVPQQVSLVALETIDHLAWILDFTDFSSRIIHPLVRVLEAEPELREQAMSTLCSVVIQLGKKYLVFVPLVERTITKHRIVDSKYEKLLTKIQSNTTMCLDDEFHMRQTKFKSTELVAPNSGGNFAMKRLIVSTSNLRAAWQVTRRVSKDDWVEWLKRLSIGLLKESRSQALRACHVLAQDYDKLLRDLFNAAFISCWTELLQEHKNELTQSLIQALQVTDMPEITQTILNLAEFMEHCDTDPIPIETKLLGTRAMACRAYAKALRYKEEEFQTHKDPQVLESLILINNKLQQKEAAEGLLTTYRNASNEFKVQGRWYEKLHNWEQALKHYSGNLKDNSNDLEARLGHMRCLEALGEWSELSSVAKQEWDNLGRDARSRAGPLAAVAAWGLQDWEAMQEYVRCIPEETQDGSFYRAVLAVHNEDFETAQRLIDGTRDLLDTELTSMAGESYERAYGAMVCVQMLAELEEVIQYKLIPERREPLKSMWWKRLQGGQRLVEDWRRIIQVHSLVVRPQEDVHTWLKYASLCRKSGSLHLSHKTLVMLLGTDPSTQPKEQLPYNQPQVTYAYTKHMAAAENMQGAYEQLSCFVNAFQAKLNCIGPEEAAKQDHRLLARCYLRLGKWQNKLQSSLEPEIVQGALDCFEKATENDPTCYKAWHLWAYMNFKVVQAQKQQLDKLAHTATNGDILQDKEKLIIEHAVQAVDGFFRSISLIKGNSLQDTLRLLTLWFDYGQYSEVYDALLTGMKTIEINTWLQVIPQLIARIDTHRKLVNQLIHHLLIDIGKYHPQALVYPLTVASKSASVARKNAAFKILESMRKHYPTLVQQAMTCSEELIRVAILWHEQWHEGLEEASRLYFADRNVKGMFDILEPLHALLARGPQTLKETSFSQAYGRELTEAYEWTQRYKTSSVLMDLDHAWDIYYHVFQKISRQLPQLTSLELPYVSPKLMTCKNLELAVPGSYNPNQDLIRIDHIKTNLQVITSKQRPRKLCLRGSNGKDYMYLLKGHEDLRQDERVMQLFSLVNTLLLDDPDTFRRNLAIQRYAVIPLSTNSGLIGWVPHCDTLHTLIRDYRDKRKMLLNQEHRLMLSVSPDYDHLTLMQKVEVFECALAQTQGDDLAKLLWLKSPSSEVWFERRTNYTRSLAVMSMVGYILGLGDRHPSNLMLDRMSGKILHIDFGDCFEVAMTREKFPEKIPFRLTRMLIKAMEVTGIEGTYRRTCESVMLVLRRNKDSLMAVLEAFVYDPLLNWRLLDMDKNHRSKSNNDPGGSGMAFGGGNGSLSNSVEEPLLHSQLMSANHLMGGALIVADITNSKASKVIKRVRSKLNGTDFQTQNSVAVPQQVDLLIQQATNNENLCQCYIGWCPFW